The genomic region GATTACCGCGACGGTTCGTTCGGCAAATCCCGGATGCGTCGCCGCCCATTGCAGCGCCTGAATCGCGCCGCCTGAGGCACCAACAACCGCGTGCAGCTTGTTGATGCCGAATCTATCGAGTAATGCTTTCTGGGTCTGGACAAAATCGCCTACGCTGATCACCGGAAAGGTCATGCCATAGGGTTTGTTGGTTTTCGGATCAATGCTGGCCGGGCCGGTGGTGATCACATTCGGGTCATGCACCGCAAGGTTGACCAGCGTATCGACGGAAACGACAAAAAATCGGTTGGTATCAATGGCTTTGCCAGGGCCTATGATCGCATCCCAATAACCGGCTTGGGCATCGTCTGCACGGTATTTGCCGGCGGCATGCGAACTGCCGGAAAAATAATGGGTAATCAGAATTGCATTGGATTTGTCGGCATTGAGGTTGCCATAGGTTTCGTAACCAACACGGACTTGCGCTATTGTCTCGCCGTTGAAGGTAGTGAATGGGGCAATTTCCAGCGTTTGCTTCTGCACCAGCAACGTTTCAGCACTGACGCTCCCAGTGAGCGACAATGCCAGCAGTAGCGATCGACACATCCATTGCTTCAGTTTGATAAAACCCATGGGCATAAGCTCTCCAGCGGCATTTCGCTTGCCAGTGTAGGCAGTTCAGCGCGATAAGGCGTATCCGGCGAAGGTCGGATAGCGGTGCTTATAATATGATGAACGGACGCTGGATTTATTCCATCAATTCCTGCAAATTCAACAACCTAGCTAGTTTTGTTGTTGTGCATCAACGAGAAGAAAACGCCATGAGCAAGAAAATCGGGAAGATTCTGGTCGCCAACCGCAGTGAAATCGCTATTCGCGTGATGCGCGCTGCCAACGAGCTCGGCATCAGCACGGTTGCCATTTACGCCGGTGAAGATCGGTTCTCACTGCATCGATTCAAGGCTGACGAAAGCTATCGGGTTGGTGAGGGCAAGAAACCGGTCGAAGCCTATCTCGATGTGCCGGATATTCTGCGCATTGCCCGCGATGCCGGTGTTGACGCCATTCATCCTGGTTATGGTTTTCTCTCTGAGAATCCGGATTTCGCTGAGGCTTGCGCCAAAGCCGGCATTGCCTTTATCGGTCCGAAACCGGAAGTGATGCGCGGCCTTGGCAATAAGGTTTCCGCTCGTGAATTGGCGCAGCGTGCCAAAGTGCCGGTGGTGCCGGCAACCGGACCATTACCGCGCGACGACAATGAAGTGAAGAAACTGGCCGCGGGTGTCGGTTACCCACTGATGGTGAAAGCCAGTTGGGGCGGCGGCGGCCGCGGCATGCGCGCTATCGAAAACGAACAGGAATTGCTGTCGCTGATTGAAACGGCGCGTCGCGAAGCCGGCGCGGCGTTCGGCAATGACGAAGTGTATTTGGAAAAGCTGGTGCGCCGAGCCCACCATGTTGAAGTGCAGATTCTAGGTGATTTACACGGCACCTTGGTGCATCTTGGCGAGCGCGATTGCTCGGTGCAACGCCGGCATCAGAAAGTGGTCGAACAGGCGCCAGCACCGTATTTGAGCGCC from Permianibacter aggregans harbors:
- a CDS encoding E22 family MetX-like putative esterase codes for the protein MGFIKLKQWMCRSLLLALSLTGSVSAETLLVQKQTLEIAPFTTFNGETIAQVRVGYETYGNLNADKSNAILITHYFSGSSHAAGKYRADDAQAGYWDAIIGPGKAIDTNRFFVVSVDTLVNLAVHDPNVITTGPASIDPKTNKPYGMTFPVISVGDFVQTQKALLDRFGINKLHAVVGASGGAIQALQWAATHPGFAERTVAVIGPGFKLDAHSIAELDTWLQPIVLDPNWRQGDYYAHSLPNFGLAHALRNVTIAALSSDWLDKQYGRQWHDPHQSPAQAFQHAFKISSELLKRGFDRAAVVDANHFLYTARAYQLFDVSDRVPAMKGRFLFIPAKTDRIFPPAMSHQAAEILRKNGVQAEVVEIDGGMGHLDGVFRIQLAGQAIKDFLQ